A genomic stretch from Alloyangia pacifica includes:
- the msrB gene encoding peptide-methionine (R)-S-oxide reductase MsrB, whose amino-acid sequence MATYERNPDVIAALDAEQYRVTQENGTERPGTGKYLDNKAPGIYVDIVSGEPLFASSDKYESGCGWPSFTKPIEPAHVAELRDTTHGMIRTEVRSAHGDSHLGHVFPDGPVDRGGLRYCINSASLRFVPREEMEAEGYGAYLDQVEDVA is encoded by the coding sequence ATGGCGACATACGAACGCAATCCCGACGTGATCGCGGCGCTCGACGCCGAGCAGTACCGCGTCACGCAGGAGAATGGCACCGAGCGGCCGGGCACCGGCAAGTATCTCGACAACAAGGCGCCCGGCATCTACGTGGACATCGTCTCAGGCGAGCCGCTCTTCGCGTCGTCCGACAAATACGAGAGCGGCTGCGGCTGGCCGAGCTTCACCAAGCCCATCGAGCCCGCCCATGTCGCCGAGCTGCGCGACACCACCCACGGCATGATCCGCACCGAGGTGCGCTCGGCGCATGGCGACTCGCATCTGGGACACGTGTTCCCGGACGGGCCAGTGGACCGTGGCGGGCTGCGCTACTGCATCAACTCCGCCTCGCTGCGCTTCGTGCCGCGCGAGGAGATGGAGGCCGAGGGATACGGCGCCTACCTTGATCAAGTGGAGGACGTGGCATGA
- a CDS encoding YihY/virulence factor BrkB family protein, translating into MQNVSSPPDPAPQSAAYAARKERVHLRHVGLRGWLHALWRTWLRMDERNLGLIAAGVAFYAFLSIFPAMAAVIAIWGYWADPIAIAEQMELLTEVIPETAFQLIDAQITQLISTNRSTLQWASIASIVVAIWTARASVAALIRGLNTVTEAPHRTNPVRRVLVAYGMTAVLVLVALLAFAAVVVVPAGMAFLHLPAGVEIAVEGTKWIVLLCVVYLAVALVYRFGPNRRRARMPWLTPGAALAVIAWAIGSFALASYVRNFDRLNEVYGSLGAVVALLLWFYVSALVTLLGAQLNIELAQVLLGRRSAGKDAAKAASEQATEGSEKM; encoded by the coding sequence ATGCAGAACGTCTCCTCCCCGCCTGACCCCGCGCCGCAATCTGCGGCTTATGCCGCGCGCAAGGAGCGCGTGCACCTGCGTCACGTCGGGCTGCGCGGCTGGCTGCATGCCCTGTGGCGGACCTGGCTGCGGATGGACGAGCGCAATCTCGGGCTGATCGCGGCGGGCGTGGCCTTTTACGCCTTCCTGTCGATCTTTCCGGCGATGGCGGCGGTGATTGCCATCTGGGGCTACTGGGCCGATCCCATCGCCATCGCCGAGCAAATGGAGCTGCTCACCGAGGTCATTCCCGAAACCGCCTTCCAACTCATAGACGCGCAGATCACCCAGCTGATCTCGACCAACCGCTCGACGCTGCAATGGGCCTCTATCGCCTCGATCGTGGTGGCGATCTGGACGGCGCGGGCCTCGGTGGCGGCGCTGATCCGCGGGCTCAACACGGTGACCGAGGCGCCGCATCGCACCAACCCGGTGCGCCGCGTGCTGGTGGCCTACGGAATGACCGCCGTGCTTGTGCTGGTGGCGCTCTTGGCCTTCGCGGCGGTGGTCGTGGTTCCGGCGGGCATGGCCTTCCTGCACCTGCCGGCGGGGGTCGAGATCGCGGTCGAGGGGACGAAATGGATCGTGCTGCTGTGCGTCGTCTACCTGGCCGTCGCGTTGGTCTATCGCTTCGGGCCGAACCGGCGCCGCGCGCGGATGCCCTGGCTGACGCCGGGTGCGGCGCTTGCGGTGATCGCCTGGGCCATCGGCTCCTTTGCCCTGGCCAGTTACGTGCGCAACTTCGACCGGCTGAACGAGGTCTACGGCTCGCTCGGGGCGGTGGTGGCGCTGTTGCTGTGGTTCTACGTCAGCGCGCTGGTGACGCTGCTCGGCGCGCAGCTCAACATCGAGCTGGCGCAGGTGCTCCTGGGGCGCCGCAGCGCGGGAAAGGACGCGGCGAAGGCAGCATCGGAGCAGGCCACGGAAGGTTCTGAAAAAATGTGA
- the msrA gene encoding peptide-methionine (S)-S-oxide reductase MsrA — MSTERAVLAGGCFWGMQDLIRKLPGVEATRVGYTGGDVPNATYRNHGTHAEGIEILFDPEKISYRRILEFFFQIHDPTTLNRQGNDLGMSYRSAIYYVEEAQKAEALETIADVDASGIWPGKVVTEVEPVGDFWEAEAEHQDYLVRYPGGYTCHFPRPDWVLPRRNAAE; from the coding sequence ATGAGCACTGAACGCGCAGTTCTCGCAGGCGGCTGTTTCTGGGGCATGCAGGATCTGATCCGCAAGCTGCCCGGGGTCGAGGCGACCCGCGTCGGCTATACCGGCGGCGATGTGCCCAACGCCACCTATCGCAACCACGGCACCCATGCCGAGGGCATCGAAATTCTCTTCGATCCCGAAAAGATCAGCTACCGGCGGATTCTCGAGTTCTTCTTCCAGATCCACGATCCGACCACGCTCAACCGGCAGGGGAATGACCTTGGCATGAGCTACCGCTCGGCGATCTACTACGTCGAAGAGGCGCAGAAGGCCGAGGCGCTGGAGACGATTGCCGATGTCGACGCCTCGGGGATCTGGCCCGGCAAGGTGGTGACCGAGGTCGAGCCGGTCGGCGACTTCTGGGAAGCCGAGGCGGAACACCAGGACTACCTCGTGCGCTATCCCGGCGGCTATACCTGCCACTTCCCGCGCCCCGACTGGGTGCTTCCGCGCCGCAACGCGGCGGAGTGA
- a CDS encoding metallophosphoesterase family protein, producing the protein MTRIIHLSDLHFGRTAPELLDPLLRSVNGAKPDLVAVTGDFTQRARRSQYRDARAFLRKLQAPWMAVPGNHDVSLDNLWLRFVRPYRRYRRFITEEMMPVKHLPGLTVVGFNTVDRFRWQRGKIRWLQMRHACRVFAESEGLNVVLAHHPFEQDPDVEKSLMRDADQAIERLSECGAHLVLSGHLHRWRTEPFLSRKHGAQVLQVHVGTGLSTRLRGQENDFAILDLESHSANICRMIARENHFVEAERRHYTFGESGWERTPEWPPRTPQQAEPAAARGVGSK; encoded by the coding sequence ATGACCCGGATTATTCACCTGTCAGACCTGCACTTCGGCCGCACCGCGCCCGAGCTTCTCGATCCGCTGCTGCGGTCGGTGAACGGCGCCAAGCCCGATCTCGTTGCGGTCACCGGCGATTTCACCCAGCGCGCCCGCCGCAGCCAGTACCGCGATGCCCGCGCCTTCCTGCGCAAGCTGCAGGCGCCCTGGATGGCGGTGCCGGGCAACCACGACGTGTCTCTCGACAACCTTTGGCTGCGCTTCGTACGCCCCTACCGCCGCTACCGCCGCTTCATCACCGAAGAGATGATGCCGGTGAAGCACCTGCCGGGGTTGACCGTGGTCGGCTTCAACACCGTCGACCGCTTTCGCTGGCAGCGCGGCAAGATCCGTTGGCTGCAGATGCGTCATGCCTGCCGGGTCTTCGCGGAGAGCGAGGGGCTCAACGTGGTGCTTGCCCACCACCCCTTCGAGCAGGACCCGGATGTCGAGAAATCGCTGATGCGCGATGCCGACCAGGCCATCGAGCGGCTGTCGGAATGCGGCGCCCATCTCGTGCTCTCGGGGCACCTGCACCGCTGGCGGACAGAGCCCTTCCTGTCGCGCAAGCACGGCGCACAGGTGCTGCAAGTGCACGTGGGCACCGGGCTCTCGACCAGGCTGCGGGGACAGGAAAACGATTTCGCCATCCTCGATCTCGAAAGCCACAGCGCCAACATTTGCCGGATGATCGCCCGCGAGAACCACTTCGTCGAGGCCGAGCGGCGGCACTACACCTTTGGCGAGTCAGGCTGGGAACGCACGCCGGAATGGCCGCCGCGCACACCCCAGCAGGCGGAACCCGCCGCGGCGCGGGGCGTTGGCTCCAAGTGA
- a CDS encoding diacylglycerol/lipid kinase family protein, protein MESAPVTDNRKICVILNEHSGDHPDRQSRREKLTELFAQNGLEVELIGLTPDKPILDTARKAAGNGCAMIVAAGGDGTIGAVAAAAHEAGVPMGVIPQGTFNYFARGLDIPEEPEGAVRVLATGRLREISLGEVNGEVFLNNASLGIYPLILRTREGVYQRWGRSRIAAYWSVVLALAGFRHPLRLRVEVDGHSSEMRTPLAFVANSAYQLEQFNLDGADAIRDGEFVLFTSKGASRWDLVRASFRLAIGKAQKGEEFGFVTGREITLHADRPQALVARDGEKELMQTPIRFRRRSEPLRVMVPAENVPARENSELERPADATLEKGLPA, encoded by the coding sequence ATGGAGAGCGCCCCCGTGACCGACAATCGCAAGATCTGTGTCATCCTCAATGAGCACTCCGGGGATCACCCCGACAGGCAGAGCCGCCGCGAGAAGCTGACGGAGCTTTTCGCGCAGAACGGGCTCGAGGTCGAGTTGATCGGCCTCACCCCCGACAAGCCGATCCTCGACACCGCGCGCAAAGCCGCGGGCAACGGCTGCGCGATGATCGTCGCCGCGGGCGGCGACGGCACCATCGGCGCGGTGGCCGCCGCCGCGCATGAAGCAGGCGTGCCGATGGGGGTGATCCCGCAGGGCACCTTCAACTATTTCGCCCGTGGCCTCGATATCCCCGAAGAGCCCGAAGGCGCGGTGCGCGTGCTCGCAACCGGCCGCCTGCGTGAGATCAGCCTCGGCGAGGTCAACGGCGAGGTGTTCCTCAACAACGCCAGCCTCGGGATCTACCCGCTGATCCTGCGCACCCGAGAGGGCGTCTACCAGCGCTGGGGCCGCTCGCGCATCGCTGCCTACTGGTCGGTGGTCCTCGCGCTCGCCGGGTTCCGCCACCCCCTGCGCCTTCGGGTCGAGGTGGACGGGCACAGCTCCGAGATGCGCACCCCCCTCGCCTTCGTCGCCAACAGCGCCTACCAGCTCGAGCAGTTCAATCTCGACGGGGCCGATGCGATCCGCGACGGCGAGTTCGTGCTCTTCACCTCCAAGGGCGCCAGCCGCTGGGATCTGGTGCGCGCCTCCTTCCGCCTCGCCATCGGCAAGGCGCAGAAGGGCGAGGAATTCGGCTTCGTCACCGGGCGCGAGATCACCCTGCACGCAGACAGGCCCCAAGCGCTGGTGGCCCGCGACGGCGAGAAGGAGCTGATGCAGACCCCCATCCGCTTCCGCCGCCGGTCCGAGCCGCTGCGCGTGATGGTTCCGGCGGAGAACGTCCCGGCGCGAGAAAATTCGGAGCTCGAAAGGCCCGCGGACGCCACCCTCGAAAAGGGCCTGCCGGCATGA
- the hutI gene encoding imidazolonepropionase, whose protein sequence is MTKQQVLRGGTLVTLEGDKGYGLLEGGSVAIDGGTIAWVGPMADLPETYADWAVTELEGRLVTPALTDCHTHLVYGGSRAREFEMRLEGASYEEIARAGGGIASTVKHTRAADEGVLIAQSLPRLDALLAEGVTTVEIKSGYGLDRDTELSLLRVARKLAELRPVNVVTTFLGAHALPPEWTGTKAEYIDEVCLPTLRAAHAEGLVDAVDGFCEGIAFSAAEMEPVFAEAQRLGLPVKLHAEQLSHQGGIQLAAKYGALSADHVEYATEADAEAMAAAGMVAVLLPGAFYAIHETQAPPVAAFRKYNVPMALSTDANPGTSPLTSLLLAMNMGCTLFCMTPEEALRGVTVNAAKALGFSDRGRIVAGQRADLNIWNTGSPAELSYRIGFNPLHTRIFGGQA, encoded by the coding sequence ATGACAAAGCAACAGGTGCTGCGCGGCGGAACGCTAGTGACGCTGGAGGGGGACAAGGGCTACGGGCTGCTCGAGGGCGGTTCCGTGGCGATCGATGGCGGCACCATCGCCTGGGTCGGTCCCATGGCCGACCTGCCCGAAACCTATGCCGACTGGGCGGTGACCGAGCTCGAGGGCCGTCTCGTGACGCCCGCGCTGACCGACTGCCACACCCACCTCGTCTACGGCGGCTCGCGCGCCCGCGAATTCGAGATGCGCCTCGAGGGCGCGAGCTACGAAGAGATTGCCCGCGCCGGCGGCGGCATCGCCTCGACCGTAAAGCACACCCGCGCGGCGGACGAGGGCGTGCTGATCGCGCAATCGCTGCCGCGGCTCGATGCGCTGCTCGCCGAGGGGGTGACCACCGTCGAAATCAAGTCCGGCTACGGGCTTGATCGGGACACCGAACTGAGCCTGCTGCGCGTCGCCCGCAAGCTTGCCGAGCTGCGCCCGGTCAACGTGGTGACCACCTTCCTCGGGGCCCATGCGCTGCCGCCGGAGTGGACGGGGACCAAGGCCGAGTACATCGACGAAGTCTGCCTGCCGACCCTGCGTGCCGCCCATGCCGAGGGGCTGGTGGATGCGGTCGACGGCTTCTGCGAAGGCATCGCCTTTTCCGCCGCCGAGATGGAGCCGGTCTTTGCCGAGGCGCAAAGGCTCGGGCTGCCGGTCAAGCTGCACGCCGAGCAGCTGTCGCATCAGGGCGGCATCCAGCTTGCAGCCAAGTATGGCGCGCTCTCGGCCGATCACGTGGAATATGCCACCGAGGCCGATGCCGAGGCGATGGCTGCGGCGGGGATGGTTGCCGTGCTGCTGCCCGGCGCCTTCTACGCGATCCACGAGACGCAGGCGCCGCCCGTCGCGGCCTTCCGCAAGTACAATGTGCCCATGGCGCTCTCGACCGACGCCAACCCTGGCACCTCGCCGCTGACCTCGCTCTTGCTGGCCATGAACATGGGCTGCACGCTCTTTTGCATGACGCCGGAAGAGGCACTGCGCGGGGTGACGGTGAACGCCGCCAAGGCGCTGGGCTTCAGCGACCGGGGCCGGATCGTCGCGGGCCAGCGCGCCGATCTCAACATCTGGAACACGGGCAGCCCGGCAGAGCTGTCCTATCGCATCGGGTTCAACCCGCTCCATACCCGTATTTTCGGAGGCCAAGCATGA
- the queG gene encoding tRNA epoxyqueuosine(34) reductase QueG, whose product MDDLKARLLGEAAEVGFAACRICRPGDVPQLAERLAAFLEAGYHGQMGWMAERTHWRGNPAALWPEARSVIMLAENYGPEHDPRTVLTQQDRAAISVYAQNRDYHDVVKKKLKRLGRWLIDAAGREAGIEAPQIKVFVDTAPVMEKPLGQAAGLGWQGKHTNLVSRELGSWFFLGAIFTTLELPVDAAERDHCGTCRACLDACPTAAFPAPYRLDARRCISYLTIEHAGPVDEELRGLLGNRIYGCDDCLAACPWNKFAEVASEMKYHARDDLLSPPLAELAALDDAGFRARFSGSPIKRIGRDRFVRNVLYAIGNSGRADLREAAQGLCEDADETVRDAARWAVARLAEAEGAAG is encoded by the coding sequence ATGGACGATCTGAAGGCACGGCTGTTGGGCGAGGCGGCAGAGGTGGGCTTTGCGGCCTGCCGCATCTGCCGCCCCGGCGACGTGCCGCAGCTGGCCGAGCGGCTGGCGGCCTTTCTCGAGGCGGGGTACCATGGGCAGATGGGCTGGATGGCCGAGCGCACCCATTGGCGCGGCAACCCGGCGGCGCTCTGGCCCGAGGCGCGCTCGGTGATCATGCTGGCCGAGAACTACGGCCCCGAGCACGACCCCCGAACGGTGCTGACGCAACAGGACCGCGCGGCGATCTCGGTCTACGCACAGAACCGCGATTACCACGACGTGGTGAAGAAGAAGCTCAAGCGGCTCGGGCGCTGGCTGATCGATGCCGCTGGCCGCGAGGCAGGGATCGAGGCGCCGCAGATCAAGGTCTTCGTCGACACCGCGCCGGTGATGGAGAAACCGCTGGGACAGGCGGCGGGGCTGGGCTGGCAGGGCAAGCACACCAATCTGGTCAGCCGCGAGCTGGGATCGTGGTTCTTTCTCGGGGCGATCTTCACCACGCTGGAGCTGCCGGTCGATGCCGCCGAGCGCGACCATTGCGGCACTTGCCGGGCCTGCCTCGACGCATGCCCCACGGCGGCCTTCCCGGCGCCCTACCGGCTCGATGCGCGGCGCTGCATTTCCTATCTGACAATCGAACACGCGGGGCCGGTGGACGAAGAGCTGCGCGGGCTGCTCGGCAACCGCATTTACGGCTGCGACGACTGCCTTGCGGCCTGTCCGTGGAACAAGTTCGCCGAAGTCGCCTCGGAGATGAAATACCACGCCCGCGACGATCTGCTCTCGCCGCCGCTGGCCGAGCTGGCGGCGCTGGATGATGCGGGCTTCCGGGCGCGCTTCTCGGGCTCTCCGATCAAGCGCATCGGGCGCGACCGCTTTGTGCGCAACGTGCTCTACGCCATCGGCAACTCGGGGCGGGCGGATTTGCGGGAAGCGGCGCAGGGGCTGTGCGAGGATGCCGACGAGACGGTACGCGACGCGGCGCGATGGGCGGTCGCGCGGCTGGCCGAGGCCGAAGGGGCGGCGGGCTGA
- a CDS encoding LLM class flavin-dependent oxidoreductase — protein MSRPDQLKLGTFVYTFGFHPAAWLHPGSDVHGANDLTHLKKVAQISEAAKLDFMFFADSPAAAIGDPAALARQPTKMNRFEPITAITALSQHTEKLGFVATASTSYYEPYNIARLFASADHMSGGRMCWNVVTSDHDETGYNYNREGLPPHAERYERCEEFVDVVFGLWDSYEPDALLLDRDSGIYHDQYKLHELNHNGKHFQVRGPLNIARTPQGRPVIAQAGGSEPGMELAARTAEMVFSLASNIDKNRAFYANVKSRMAKYGRHEDDLKIMPGIVINVGETEAEAEAKAQQLVDLMHPDVGLLMLQEFLEADLRGVDLDKPFPMERMPQKAKGSKALFDELKEFVTQGHTMRELITHYARRHTGNGLTGTPVQIADFMQEWFETRAADGFILMFPTLPSSLEDFTRLVVPELRRRGLFREEYEAGTLRGNLGISEPGNRYTLARAAE, from the coding sequence ATGTCGCGCCCCGACCAGCTCAAACTCGGAACTTTCGTCTATACCTTCGGCTTCCACCCGGCGGCCTGGCTGCATCCGGGAAGCGATGTGCATGGCGCCAATGACCTCACGCACCTCAAAAAGGTCGCGCAGATCTCCGAGGCGGCCAAGCTCGACTTCATGTTCTTCGCCGACAGCCCGGCGGCGGCCATCGGCGATCCCGCCGCCCTCGCCCGGCAGCCCACCAAGATGAACCGTTTCGAGCCGATCACCGCGATCACCGCGCTGTCGCAGCACACCGAGAAGCTCGGCTTCGTCGCCACCGCCTCGACCTCCTACTACGAGCCCTACAACATCGCGCGGCTTTTCGCCTCTGCCGACCATATGTCGGGCGGACGGATGTGCTGGAACGTGGTGACCTCGGACCACGACGAGACCGGCTACAACTACAACCGCGAGGGGCTACCGCCGCATGCCGAGCGCTACGAGCGCTGCGAGGAATTCGTCGACGTCGTTTTCGGCCTCTGGGACAGCTACGAGCCGGATGCGCTGCTGCTCGACCGCGACAGTGGTATCTACCACGACCAGTACAAGCTCCACGAGCTGAACCACAACGGCAAGCACTTCCAGGTGCGCGGCCCGCTGAACATCGCTCGCACCCCGCAGGGCCGCCCGGTGATCGCTCAGGCCGGCGGCTCCGAGCCCGGCATGGAGCTCGCCGCCCGCACCGCCGAGATGGTGTTCTCGCTGGCCTCGAACATCGACAAGAACCGCGCCTTTTATGCCAATGTGAAGAGCCGCATGGCCAAATACGGGCGGCACGAGGACGATCTGAAGATCATGCCCGGCATCGTCATCAACGTCGGCGAGACCGAGGCAGAGGCCGAGGCCAAGGCGCAGCAGCTGGTGGATTTGATGCACCCCGACGTCGGCCTGCTGATGCTGCAGGAGTTCCTCGAGGCGGACCTGCGCGGCGTCGATCTCGACAAGCCCTTCCCGATGGAGCGGATGCCGCAGAAGGCCAAGGGCTCGAAGGCGCTCTTCGACGAGCTGAAGGAATTCGTCACCCAGGGCCACACCATGCGCGAGCTGATCACCCATTACGCCCGCCGCCACACCGGCAACGGGCTGACCGGCACGCCCGTGCAGATCGCCGACTTCATGCAGGAATGGTTCGAGACCCGCGCCGCCGACGGCTTCATCCTAATGTTCCCGACGCTGCCCAGCTCTCTCGAGGATTTCACCCGCCTGGTGGTTCCAGAGCTGCGCCGTCGCGGGCTGTTCCGCGAGGAGTATGAGGCCGGCACCCTGCGCGGAAACCTCGGCATCTCGGAGCCCGGCAACCGCTACACGCTGGCCCGCGCGGCGGAATAG
- a CDS encoding AI-2E family transporter, whose protein sequence is MNRTPTADPVLRVSVAILAGLALLVCLKLAQDIFAPLMLAVIVGIIFSPLADRLERIKMPRGLAAIFLIVLIFFLFASLAFLAEPYVTAAINRIPTVKYEIRKFLFEYRDLIRGIDEVEQALGAAQKKAEEGSAMPSVTDALYLAPVIVAQALVFFGGLFFFLLTRWGIYNWMAHRIGDNTTTASILERFCAAERSVARYFATISLINIGLGFAVTGGLMAIGMPAAPIWGIAAALLNYVLYVGPAAMVAGLLLNGLVAFDGLMSFAPAAIYLFFNMCEAQFVTPGLVGKHIQINPFLIFVSLVFWLWLWGPLGGIVAIPTTVIVLHLFDIIGEGRKAPPARRAA, encoded by the coding sequence ATGAACCGCACCCCCACCGCCGACCCCGTGCTGCGCGTCAGCGTCGCGATCCTTGCGGGGCTGGCCCTGCTGGTCTGCCTCAAGCTCGCCCAGGACATCTTTGCCCCGCTGATGCTCGCGGTGATCGTCGGCATTATCTTCTCGCCCCTTGCCGACCGGCTGGAGCGGATCAAGATGCCGCGCGGGCTCGCGGCGATCTTTTTAATCGTGCTGATCTTTTTCCTTTTTGCCTCGCTTGCTTTCCTCGCCGAGCCCTATGTCACTGCCGCCATCAACCGCATCCCCACGGTGAAATACGAGATCCGCAAGTTCCTCTTCGAGTACCGCGACCTGATCCGCGGTATCGACGAAGTCGAACAGGCGCTTGGCGCGGCGCAGAAGAAGGCCGAGGAAGGGTCAGCCATGCCCAGCGTCACCGATGCGCTCTACCTCGCGCCGGTCATCGTGGCGCAGGCGCTGGTTTTCTTCGGCGGGTTGTTTTTCTTCCTTCTGACCCGCTGGGGCATCTACAACTGGATGGCCCACCGCATCGGCGACAACACAACCACCGCGTCTATTCTCGAGCGCTTCTGCGCGGCCGAACGCTCTGTCGCGCGCTATTTCGCCACCATCTCGCTGATCAACATCGGTCTGGGCTTCGCGGTGACCGGCGGGCTGATGGCGATTGGCATGCCCGCCGCACCGATCTGGGGCATCGCCGCGGCGCTGCTGAACTACGTGCTCTACGTCGGGCCGGCCGCCATGGTCGCAGGGCTGCTGCTCAACGGGCTGGTGGCCTTCGACGGGCTGATGAGCTTTGCCCCGGCCGCGATCTACCTGTTCTTCAACATGTGCGAAGCACAGTTCGTCACCCCCGGCCTGGTGGGCAAGCACATCCAGATCAACCCCTTCTTGATCTTCGTCTCGCTGGTTTTCTGGCTCTGGCTCTGGGGGCCGCTCGGCGGCATCGTCGCCATTCCGACCACGGTGATCGTGCTGCACCTCTTCGACATCATCGGCGAGGGGCGCAAGGCTCCGCCCGCCCGCCGCGCCGCCTGA
- a CDS encoding exopolysaccharide biosynthesis protein, producing MSSAAAPETDAGSSTDRPVGEIVDRLQDAAQGPRVSLRDMVESFGESSFIPALMVPALLVVSPLSGIPLFSTFCGLLIAFISAQMLISRRHLWLPDFLMKRNFDGSKARDGLGKLRGLGDWLDRHARSRLRLMTAGPMRKLLQAVCLLCGLAMPFLELVPFSSSILGLTVLCFATALLVRDGLFATIGCVTLAAAVVVPLMITGVI from the coding sequence ATGAGCAGCGCCGCCGCGCCCGAGACCGACGCCGGGTCCTCCACCGATCGTCCGGTTGGCGAGATCGTAGACCGCCTTCAAGATGCCGCGCAGGGACCGCGCGTGTCGCTGCGCGACATGGTGGAGAGCTTCGGCGAAAGCTCGTTCATCCCCGCGCTGATGGTGCCTGCGCTGCTTGTCGTCTCGCCGCTGTCTGGGATCCCGTTGTTCTCGACCTTCTGCGGGTTGCTCATCGCGTTCATTTCGGCGCAGATGCTGATCTCGCGCCGCCACCTGTGGCTGCCGGACTTCCTCATGAAACGCAATTTCGACGGCTCGAAGGCGCGCGATGGGCTGGGCAAGCTGCGGGGATTGGGCGACTGGCTCGACCGACACGCGCGCAGCCGGCTGCGACTGATGACCGCCGGGCCGATGCGCAAGCTGCTTCAGGCGGTGTGTCTGCTCTGCGGGCTCGCCATGCCCTTTCTCGAGCTGGTGCCGTTTTCCTCGTCGATCCTCGGGCTCACAGTGCTTTGCTTTGCGACGGCGCTGCTTGTGCGTGACGGGCTCTTTGCCACAATCGGCTGCGTGACGCTGGCGGCGGCAGTGGTGGTGCCACTGATGATCACCGGCGTGATCTGA
- the proS gene encoding proline--tRNA ligase — MRLSRYFLPVLKETPSEAQIVSHRYMLRAGMIKQSSAGIYSWLPLGFKVLRKIEDIIHEEQKRAGHIPMLMPTIQSADLWRESGRYDDYGEEMLRIRDRHDRDMLFTPTAEELITDIFRSHVGSYKDLPLTLYQIQWKFRDEIRPRFGVMRGREFYMKDGYNFDLTKEDALHAYNRHLVSYLRTYERMGLQAIPMRADSGPIGGDDTHEFLVLAETGESEVFYDSQITELKFGDREIDYDSVEQCQAVLEEFTSRYARTDETHDEALFAEVPEERRRTARGIEVGQIFYFGTKYSEPMGATVVDNEGNKVPVHMGSHGIGVSRLLGAIIEASHDDKGIIWPEGVTPFHCGIVNLKQGDEEADAACEALYTSLTALGLEPLYDDRNERAGGKFATMDLIGLPWRITVGPRGLKNGVVELTSRRTGESEELSPEAAVARIAQIYGVVAKG; from the coding sequence ATGCGTCTGAGCCGTTATTTCCTGCCCGTTCTGAAAGAAACGCCGTCCGAGGCGCAGATCGTGTCGCACCGCTACATGCTGCGCGCCGGCATGATCAAGCAATCGAGCGCGGGGATCTATTCCTGGCTGCCGCTGGGCTTCAAGGTGCTGCGCAAGATCGAGGACATCATCCACGAGGAGCAGAAGCGCGCGGGCCATATCCCGATGCTGATGCCGACGATCCAGTCGGCGGACCTCTGGCGCGAGTCCGGTCGCTACGACGACTACGGCGAGGAAATGCTGCGCATTCGCGACCGGCATGACCGCGACATGCTGTTCACGCCCACCGCCGAAGAGCTGATCACCGACATCTTCCGCAGCCACGTCGGCAGCTACAAGGATCTGCCGCTGACGCTCTACCAGATCCAGTGGAAATTCCGCGACGAGATCCGCCCCCGCTTCGGCGTGATGCGCGGCCGCGAGTTCTACATGAAGGACGGCTACAATTTCGACCTGACCAAGGAAGACGCGCTGCACGCCTACAACCGCCACCTCGTCAGCTACCTGCGCACCTACGAGCGCATGGGCCTGCAGGCAATCCCGATGCGCGCCGACAGCGGACCGATCGGTGGCGATGACACGCACGAGTTCCTCGTGCTGGCCGAGACCGGCGAGTCCGAGGTCTTCTACGACAGCCAGATCACCGAGCTGAAGTTCGGCGACCGCGAGATCGACTACGACTCGGTCGAGCAGTGCCAGGCCGTGCTCGAGGAGTTCACCTCGCGCTACGCCCGCACCGACGAAACCCACGACGAGGCGCTCTTCGCCGAAGTCCCCGAGGAACGCCGCCGCACCGCGCGCGGCATCGAGGTCGGCCAGATCTTCTACTTCGGCACCAAGTACTCCGAGCCGATGGGCGCCACCGTCGTCGACAACGAGGGCAACAAGGTGCCGGTGCACATGGGCTCGCACGGCATCGGCGTGTCGCGCCTGCTGGGCGCGATCATCGAGGCCAGCCACGACGACAAGGGCATCATCTGGCCCGAGGGTGTCACGCCCTTCCATTGCGGCATCGTCAACCTCAAGCAGGGCGACGAAGAGGCGGATGCCGCCTGCGAGGCGCTCTACACGTCGCTGACCGCGCTCGGGCTCGAGCCGCTCTACGACGACCGCAACGAGCGCGCTGGCGGCAAGTTCGCCACCATGGATCTGATCGGCTTGCCGTGGCGCATCACCGTCGGCCCGCGCGGGCTGAAGAACGGCGTGGTCGAACTGACCTCGCGCCGCACCGGCGAGAGCGAGGAGCTGTCGCCCGAGGCGGCGGTCGCGCGCATCGCGCAGATCTATGGCGTGGTTGCCAAGGGCTGA